A single Brassica rapa cultivar Chiifu-401-42 chromosome A04, CAAS_Brap_v3.01, whole genome shotgun sequence DNA region contains:
- the LOC103864602 gene encoding disease resistance protein RML1B-like has translation MYNETLSICDLEDLNHSRSHELQHSLMASLPASSLSKTLRYHVFPSFHGPDVRKTFLSHVRKQFNNSGIMMFDDQGIERSQTLAPSLTQAIINSRISIVVLSKNYASSSWCLDELVKILECKRVNGQTVMTIFYGVDPSDVRKQAGNFGRAFNDTCVGKTDEERQRWTQALTDVSNILGEHFLNWDNESNLIEKVTRDVSHKLNVSQSRDFEGMVGLGVHITEINSLLFLEDNGVRMVGICGHAGIGKTTIARALHSLLSSTFQLSCFVENVRGSHHTGLDEYGLKLCLQELLLSKILNQSGTRIFQLGAIKERLCHQKVLIIIDDVDHLEQLEALANDTTWFGPGSRIIVTTEDQELLKQHGINDTYHVNFPSDEEALEIFCRYAFRQSSPFNGFKKFAERITRLCGNLPLGLRVVGSSLRGKSEDEWEVVTQRLETSLDRDIERVLRVGFESLHEKDQALFLQIAFFFNYKDDNHVKVMLDDSNFNVSHGLKTLVNKSLIFISIKGKIVMHKLLQQLGRQAIHRQDPWKRYILIDAPEISDVLENDTGTRSVTGISFDISRLSNDVFISEGAFKRMKNLQFLNVYNTTFHGTKSLHIPKDMEFPRRLRSLRWEAYPRKSLPPEFHPEYLVELIMRESQLQKLWEGTQPLTNLKKMDLEGSCHLKELPDLSKATNLERLVLNDCESLIELPSSFSSLHKLRVLKMVYCVKLQVVPNLNLASLEMVDMDGCSGLRSFPDISRNITTLVIAYTSVEELSASSIRLLSRLCHLDISGSRNLKTLTHVPESVTHLDLSYTSIEMIPDCIKCLHGLQHLYLAGCRKLRSLPELPISLMTVLAEGCESLVAVSCFLDTPNAQLNLSSCFKLSREARRAIIQQRFLRGWGCLPGRKIPAEFSHRGKGDHLVIGTEGKSPFSVSSGFQVCLVISPNQHTGEGMFPELLCHRIGRSGWPVENLHVYYIPTFRTEHMFIFQSELLDKDRCLDVDNEILFQFSCEFHDIIECGIRINADEAVKSSGEDDDCSYEYEHSEASECTEKYDTTFGLTCDKVSKEEEDNARGNNHTDCWNWIVLCFDISDILRNFGRLVWERVQPNHDAFKTKDKIDDEEEATDQSNVLDDFTI, from the exons ATGTATAACGAAACGCTTTCAATCTGTGATCTTGAAGACTTGAACCACTCACGAAGTCACGAGTTACAACATTCTCTCATGGCTTCTCTTCCTGCTTCTTCTCTGTCTAAAACCTTGAGATACCACGTGTTCCCGAGCTTCCACGGACCAGACGTCCGTAAAACATTTCTAAGTCACGTGCGCAAGCAGTTTAACAATAGCGGGATTATGATGTTTGATGATCAAGGGATCGAAAGAAGCCAAACCTTAGCCCCATCCCTCACACAAGCTATTATAAATTCGAGGATATCAATCGTGGTGCTCTCAAAAAACTATGCTTCATCAAGCTGGTGTTTGGATGAATTGGTGAAAATTCTAGAGTGCAAGAGAGTCAATGGACAAACAGTGATGACCATCTTCTATGGAGTAGATCCATCAGATGTACGGAAACAGGCCGGTAATTTTGGGAGGGCTTTCAACGACACCTGTGTAGGTAAAACGGACGAAGAGAGGCAGAGATGGACTCAAGCTTTGACCGATGTGAGCAACATACTCGGGGAACACTTCCTAAActg GGACAATGAATCGAATTTGATTGAAAAAGTTACGAGAGATGTTTCGCACAAATTAAATGTATCACAATCGAGGGATTTTGAAGGCATGGTGGGACTTGGAGTTCACATCACAGAAATTAATTCTCTTTTATTTCTAGAAGACAATGGAGTGAGGATGGTGGGAATCTGTGGCCATGCCGGCATTGGTAAAACTACAATTGCTAGAGCTTTACATAGTCTACTCTCTAGTACTTTTCAACTTAGTTGTTTTGTAGAAAACGTTAGGGGGAGCCATCACACTGGCCTTGATGAGTATGGTTTGAAACTTTGTTTACAAGAACTACTTCTTTCTAAGATTTTGAACCAAAGTGGTACTAGGATATTCCAATTAGGTGCAATAAAAGAAAGGCTTTGCCACCAAAAAGTGCTCATCATTATCGATGATGTCGACCATCTAGAGCAGTTGGAGGCTTTGGCTAATGATACTACGTGGTTTGGTCCTGGAAGCAGGATCATTGTGACCACAGAAGATCAAGAACTTCTGAAGCAACATGGTATCAACGACACGTACCATGTGAATTTTCCATCGGATGAAGAAGCTCTTGAGATTTTTTGTCGATATGCGTTTAGACAAAGCTCTCCGTTTAATGGTTTTAAAAAGTTTGCAGAAAGAATAACACGGCTTTGTGGAAATCTCCCACTCGGTCTTCGTGTTGTGGGTTCATCTTTACGCGGGAAGAGTGAGGACGAGTGGGAAGTTGTAACGCAGAGGCTAGAAACAAGTCTTGATCGAGATATTGAGAGAGTACTAAGAGTTGGCTTTGAGAGTTTACACGAGAAAGATCAAGCCTTATTTCTACAAATTGCATTCTTCTTCAATTACAAAGATGATAATCACGTGAAGGTCATGCTTGATGACAGTAACTTTAATGTCAGTCACGGGCTAAAAACCCTAGTCAATAAATCTCTCATATTTATTTCTATCAAAGGAAAAATAGTGATGCACAAGTTACTACAACAACTGGGAAGACAAGCGATTCATAGACAAGACCCTTGGAAACGCTACATCTTAATAGATGCTCCGGAGATTTCTGATGTCCTTGAAAATGATACA GGCACTAGAAGTGTGACGGGTATATCATTTGATATATCTAGACTAAGCAACGACGTTTTTATAAGTGAGGGAGCATTTAAAAGAATGAAAAATCTGCAGTTCCTCAATGTCTACAACACAACATTTCATGGTACAAAAAGCTTGCACATACCTAAGGACATGGAATTTCCACGTCGTCTTAGGTCACTACGTTGGGAGGCATACCCAAGAAAGAGCCTCCCTCCTGAATTTCACCCGGAATATCTTGTCGAACTTATAATGAGAGAGAGCCAGCTCCAGAAGCTCTGGGAAGGAACTCAG CCACTTACAAATCTCAAGAAGATGGACCTGGAAGGATCTTGCCATTTGAAAGAACTCCCAGACCTTTCAAAAGCTACAAATCTTGAGCGATTGGTTCTGAATGATTGCGAGAGTTTAATAGAACTTCCCTCCTCTTTTTCAAGTCTCCATAAACTGAGAGTGTTAAAGATGGTTTACTGCGTAAAGCTACAAGTTGTTCCAAACCTCAACTTGGCATCTCTTGAAATGGTTGACATGGATGGATGCTCAGGATTGAGAAGCTTCCCAGATATTTCTAGAAACATCACAACACTTGTTATAGCATACACATCAGTAGAAGAATTGTCAGCATCATCCATCAGGTTATTGTCTCGTCTTTGTCACCTTGATATAAGCGGAAGTCGAAACCTCAAGACGTTAACACATGTCCCAGAAAGTGTAACGCATCTAGACCTGAGCTATACTAGTATTGAAATGATTCCGGACTGCATCAAATGTCTTCATGGTCTACAACATCTTTATCTAGCTGGCTGTAGAAAACTCAGATCACTGCCAGAGCTTCCAATTTCACTCATGACCGTACTAGCAGAAGGTTGTGAATCGCTAGTGGCCGTATCTTGCTTTCTCGACACTCCAAATGCGCAACTCAATCTCAGTAGCTGCTTTAAACTGAGCCGAGAAGCACGGAGAGCAATTATCCAACAACGGTTTCTGCGAGGGTGGGGATGCTTACCCGGAAGGAAAATCCCAGCTGAGTTCAGTCACCGAGGTAAAGGAGATCATTTGGTGATCGGTACAGAGGGTAAGAGTCCATTTTCTGTATCATCTGGGTTTCAGGTTTGTCTTGTGATCTCCCCTAACCAGCATACTGGTGAAGGAATGTTTCCGGAACTATTGTGTCATCGTATAGGCAGAAGCGGTTGGCCTGTTGAAAATCTCCATGTTTACTATATCCCCACGTTTCGGACAGAACATATGTTTATATTTCAATCTGAATTGCTTGACAAAGACAGATGTCTCGATGTGGACAACGAGATACTGTTTCAGTTCAGCTGCGAGTTCCACGACATCATTGAATGTGGTATCCGGATCAATGCAGATGAAGCAGTCAAAAGTAGCGGTGAAGACGATGACTGTAGCTATGAGTATGAACACAGTGAAGCGTCTGAATGCACTGAAAAATATGACACAACATTTGGACTAACCTGTGATAAGGtatccaaagaagaagaagacaatgcGAGAGGGAACAACCACACAGATTGCTGGAATTGGATAGTCCTCTGTTTTGATATCTCTGATATCTTAAGAAACTTCGGAAGATTGGTTTGGGAGAGAGTACAACCGAATCATGATGCGttcaaaacaaaagataagatAGATGATGAGGAGGAGGCCACTGATCAATCCAATGTGTTGGATGACTTCACAATCTAG